The following proteins are encoded in a genomic region of Oreochromis aureus strain Israel breed Guangdong linkage group 8, ZZ_aureus, whole genome shotgun sequence:
- the LOC116328811 gene encoding cytochrome c oxidase subunit 7A-related protein, mitochondrial — protein sequence MYYKFSGFTQKLTGSAPATAYNPQGLRSGLPAESPTMIFATPTKVVSEAGATAEYMGANKVPDLQKVFQTSDGIPVHLKRGYPDRLLYRTTMALTIGGVAYCLVALYIAAQPNRK from the exons ATGTACTACAAGTTCAGTGGTTTCACCCAGAAACTAACGGGCTCTGCTCCCGCAACCGCCTACAACCCTCAG GGACTGAGATCCGGTTTGCCAGCTGAGTCTCCAACCATGATCTTTGCTACACCCACAAAGGTGGTGTCAGAAGCAGGGGCCACAGCAGAGTACATGGGAGCAAACAAGGTTCCCGACCTCCAGAAAGTATTCCAG ACGTCAGACGGTATCCCCGTTCATTTGAAGCGCGGTTATCCCGACAGGCTACTGTACCGCACCACTATGGCTCTCACTATAGGAGGTGTTGCCTACTGTCTGGTGGCACTCTACATCGCAGCCCAGCCCAACAGAAAGTGA